CAAATGCTCTGCAAGCCCCTTCAGCACTTTGAGAAGGCGCTTTTCGATCCGGATACCCGTTTGGACACGTGTTATCTTAGTCATTTAGTATATATGTACCATCCTATCTGTTGCTGCAATTAAAAACTTCTCCCGGTCCGTATCGAGGGCAAACTGATCCGGCGCCAAAAAAAAGCGCGCCCGGAGGCGCGCTTGACTGTGCTATTGTGCCACTGTGCTTATGAAGAAGGGTCCCCTTCGCGTCCTTTGGGGAAGCGCCGCTGGCGTGGAGGTTTGCGTCGGACGCTTTCAGCGTCCTTGGACCCCTACCGGGGACGCAAACCTGTAGGGCCAGCCTTAATCAGAACGCCGCAGCTTCCAGCGCCATCAGAGGCTCGGCACCCGTCTTGATCTTGGCCAAGTGGCTATCGAGCATGGGGAGCATACGCAGCATGAAGTAGCGACCCGTGATCAGCTTGTTCGGATAGAAATCCTCATTCGAGCCGTCATCGATCTTGGCTTGCGCCACGACAGCCATTTTGGCCCACATATAGGCCAGCGTCGCCAGGCCCAGCATGTGCATGTAGTCGGTCGATCCTGCCCCGGCATTATTGGGGTCCTTCATGCCGTTCTGCATCAGCCACATGGTGGCTTCCGTGAGCTTGGTCTTGGCACCGCTCAGACCGTCCATGAATTCGGATATGGCGTCGTTGCCAGCATTGTCCTTCACAAACTGATCGATCTCGGCATTAAGCGTCATCAGCGCGCGACCCCCATTGCGGGCAAGCTTACGGCCAACGAGATCGAGCGCCTGTACGCCGTTCGCACCTTCATAGATCAAGGCGATGCGGTTATCGCGGACGAACTGGCTCATGCCCCACTCTTCGACAAAACCGTGTCCGCCGAAGATCTGCTGGCAGTCGATCGTCGTTTTCATCGACATATCGGTCAGGTAGCCTTTTACGACAGGCGTCAGCAGGCCGAGATAATCATCGCACTTTTCGGCGAGTTTTTCGTCTTCCGTATGCTTCTCAATATCTTCGTGCTTGGCCGCCCAGTAGAGGAGCGCGCGACCGGCTTCGTTGAAGGCCTTGGTTTCCATCAGCATCCGGCGAACGTCGGGATGGACGATGATGGGATCGGCGGGCTTCTCTTCGTTCTGCGGACCCGTCAGGGCGCGGCCCTGAATGCGGTCTTTGGCGTAGATGGCCGCATTCTGATAGGCGACTTCCGACTGACCAAGCCCTTGCAGGCCAACGCCGATGCGGGCTTCGTTCATCATGACGAACATGACGCGCAGACCCTTATTCTCTTCGCCGATCAGATAGCCTTCCGCTTCGTCGTAATTCATGACGCAGGTCGAGTTGCCGTGAATGCCCATCTTCTCTTCGATGGAGCCGCAGGAGACGGCATTACGCTCGCCCGGATCTTCATTCTCGTCCAGTTTGAACTTCGGCACGATGAAGAGCGAAATCCCCTTTGTACCCGCGGGTGCACCTTCGATGCGCGCCAGAACGAGGTGGACGATGTTGTCGCTCATATCGTGCTCACCGGCGGAGATGAAAATCTTCTGGCCGGAAATCTTGTAGCTGCCATCGGCTTGCGGGACGGCTTTCGTTTTCAGCATACCAAGGTCTGTGCCGCAATGTGGCTCGGTCAGGTTCATCGTGCCGGTCCATTCGCCGGACATCATTTTGGGCAGATAGGTCTGCTTCTGCTCATCGGACCCGCCGACCTGGATCGCCTTGATCGCGCCGCCCGTCAGGCCGGGATACATGGCAAAGGCCATGTTGGAGGATGTCCACATTTCCGAGGCAGCAATCTGCAACATGCCGGGCATGCCCTGACCGCCATAGGTCGGATCCATAGAGAGTGACGTCCAGCCATTTTCTGTCATCTGCTTATAGGCGTCCTTGAAGCCTGTCGGTGTGGTGACACTGCCGTCCGCATTCCGGGTACAGCCTTCATGGTCGCCAACCACGTTGAGCGGCGCGAGGACTTCTTCTGAGAATTTGGACGCTTCGCCGAGAATGGCATCGGCCAGATCGCGGTCGACCTCCGAGAACGCTTCATACTGCGTCAGGTCTTCGAAACCGAGAACTTCGTGAAGCAGGAATTGCATATCCCGGACGGGAGCCTTGTAGCTGGGCATTAGATTGATCCTTGTTGGGCAATGAGATGTTTTTTGAAAGCCGCCTGGTAACGGTCGGCAAGGTTGGAGACGTCCTGTGTCTGGTCGTCGGAATTCTGGGTCAGATAGTCATCGATCACGGACACGATTTCGGTCATGTCGCGCTCGAGCAGCGCCACGTCACGGCGGCGGTCGGCCAGACCATCGATGACGGCCTGAAAATTGTCGCGACGGCGGCGCAATTCCTTTGCGTCGCTGATCCGGCCCTCAAGCACGTCGAAAACGGCGCGGATGTCATCGAGCGAAAAGCCGAGCCGCTTACCGCGCAGAATGCGTTCGAACCGGGCATGGTCGCGACGATGAAACGTCCGGCTCTGGCCGGTCCGTTCGGGGCTGAGCAGACCTTTATCTTCATAGAAGCGCACGGTCCGGGGCGTGACGCCGAACATGTCGGCGAATTCGCGGATGGTCCACGAGGATTTGCCCGAATCCGTCTGCGCGTCTTTTCGCGGTGGATTTGTGTGTGATTCCGTAAGCACGTGTCGTCCATGACAGACCTTTACGTTAACGTCAAGGTAAAGATGAAATTGTTCCGTTAACGGTTTAACCGCGCCTTAACCATAGTCGGGCGAAGGGGTACCTTATGCGGGCCGGACGTCCGCAGTGCGGGTCACTGATTCGTATGATGCAAGATGCAGGGGATGCCCCGTCATGGTCGGCAAGGTATCTGAAAATCCAGAAGAGGCCGAGGGCGCGACGGCCGGGCCTGATCCCGATGCCCCATCATCATCCATGAGCGATAACCCCAACCCGAATTCCACACCCCGACGCAAGGCTGCGCCCCGTAAAGCCGCAAAAAAGACTGCGACCCGTTCCAAGGCTGACCTTCAGGCGGATCTCGACAAGCTGGAAGCCCGCCTGAAACGCGCTGACAGCGTGACTCGCAAAAGCGTGGAGTCGCTGGAAACCGTGGTCACGACATTGCAGGCCAGTCTGAAAACGGCGCAGTCGACGCAAAAGGGGCAACTCACCAAACACGTCAACCGTCTGACCCGTCGCCTGGACGCGCAAGTGGACGATACCAAAGCGCTGATCCGGCGTGAACTTCGCGATGCGCTGGCCGGAGCAGGATCGACCGGGGGCGTCGATGCGCTGGATGCAGCCCTGTCGCGCGCGACCGAGCGCATGGACGAAGCCGAAATATCGCAAGCGGCCGCGATCACCCGCGTCAATCGCCATCTGGCCGATATTGCGCGCGCCGTCGATGCGCGCCTGAAGGACGAAAGCGACGCCCGCCAGGCCGAGATGGCCACGATCGACACGCGCATTATCGAGACTGTGTCCGGTGCGACGGCAAAGATCACGGACCGTATTTCCATTATCGAGCGCGACAGTGCCCGGGCTTTCGACAAGATCGGCGAGACAATGGAGCAGCTTCACCGCAAGGTCGAGCAGCGCCGCTCCGCATCGGAAGACGGTATTGGCGAACGCATCGCCGAACTGGCCGCACAGACCCAGTCGGGTTTCGATGCCTATCAATCCCGCGTCGAACAGCGCTTCGAGGAGATGGAAGCCCGTCACATTGCCGTCGGAACAGGCGTTGCGGAACGGGCGATCGAACGCGTCAATCAGGAACTGGACGAGAAAATCAACGCCTTAAAATCGCGATTGGCCGAACTGGAACGCCGTCCCGTCGAGATGCCAGCCCTGCCGGCACCCGTATTGGCCACGCAACCTAAAGAGGTCACGCCCGAAGCCGAAGTCGTCCAGGCGGCAGAAAAAGATGAGTCCCAGTCACTGCGCGACCGTCTGACATCGTTCCGCAAGCCGTCTGACGAACCTGCGACCCTTGCTCCAGCAGCGCTGGATCAGACACAGGCCGCCAACCCCTATGCCGCCGCGCTCGGAGCCAGTGCCGCATCCGGTGGGCGGGGTCTCGCTGTGCCAGCCGCACCGTTCGAACCGCTTCCTTCTCCTTTCGAGGCGCAAGACCCCGGATCACCGGTCGTTGCCTTCCCGGTTCCGGTCCCTCCCGCCCCCAGCCTGAAACCGGATGGACCGCCGCTGCCACCGTTCCAGATGCCAACCGCCGGACAAGGCTATAATACGCCCGACTTCGAATCCGCTCCCCTGCCGGAAGCCGTCTACGCCAATCCGGCCTATGCCGATGATGGCAATACGCCTGCAACCGGCGTCATGGATTCGCCCATGGCCATTCGGGTCGCCGGGGAAAACCGGGCGCCGCGCCGCAAACTGAACTTACCGTCTTTACCGCTATCCTCTCCGCCGCTTCGCATCGCTTTGCTAGCAGGCGGGGTCGTCATTATCGCCTTTCTCGCCGGACGCATGATCTTGGGAACGGGCAGCCTGTCCAGCAGCGATCCGCAAAATGTGCCGCCTGCCGCCGTACAGACGCAACCGGCTGTCACCACGACGCAAATGCCGATGCAGGGCTACACGCTGCCGACGGGCACTGCGCCGGATGGTACGGCACTGCCTCAGTCGGACCCGGCTCTTTCCGGCCTGCCGGGCGGCGTCGATACGCAAAACGCGCCGATCGGCGATTATGTCGAAACGCAGCCCGTCACCTTCATCGATGCCGAACTCGACACGCTGGACGCCGCCGTCGAAGCTGGAAACCCGATCGCACAGTTCCAGATGGGACTCGCCAAACTGGATGCCGGCGAGACCGAAGATGGGGCGGCCCTTGTCCGGGAAGCCGCCAGTGCCAATCAGCCCGCCGCTCTATACCGTCTCGCCAAACTCTATGAGGCCGGCGAAGGCGTGCCGCGTGACGACACGCTGGCACGTCAGCTGATCGAGCGCGCGGCGCGCGGCGGCAACCGGATCGCCATGCATGATCTGGGGCTTTACTATGCCGAAGGTCGAGGCGGCGTGGAGATGAACATGCTGACCGCCAAGGCCTGGTTCGAACAGGCCGCCCGTCGCGACGTGGTCGACTCGCAATATAATCTGGCTGTCCTGTCCGAAAGTCCTGACACAGGCGCAGAACCGGACACGCAGGAAGCCTTTTTCTGGTATTCGATCGCTGCACGACAGGGGGATCAATTCGCCATTCAGCGTCGGGATGCGCTTCGCAATACGTTTGACGCGGCGACACTGAGCGCCATTCAGACGCGCCTTGACGCCTTCCAGCCGCGCGAGATCGACGAGGCCGCCAACGGGATTTTCACCAATCTACCCTGGGTTCAGGCGAACGCGCCCGCAACCCGTGACCAGATCCGTACAGCCCAAGCCCGTCTTGCCGCTCTGGGCTATCAGGTCGGCACGCCGGACGGTCTGATGGGTGAGCGGACCCGCACCGCCATTCGCCGTTTCCAGCGTGAGAACGGCCTGACGGAAACGGGCAACGTCAATGCCGCGCTACTTAATCGCCTGTCCCAGGCTGGCGGAGCCTGACACAGACATTTCAGGCGCTCAGAAATATGGGAGGCCGGTCCGGCGCCAGCCCGACCGCTGTCAATACCCCGCCATAAACCGCACCCGTATCGACATTGATCCTGCGTTTGTCATCGCTGACATCAGGTTTATGACCATCGGTCGGTGTATGCCCGTGGATCACGCAATAGTCTGATAGCGCAGGGTTACTCCATGACGGACTGTCGAAAAAGGCGTGTGTCCGGCCCCAGAGATGCTGCCGTTCATCAGGATCCGGAAACAGGTCGATATTGATCGCTGCGTGGACAAAGACGAGCCGGCGATCCGGATCATGGTAGTGTGTCGGTCGTCGATCCAGCCAGTCCAGATGCGCTTCCGGCGGATGGTCCATCCCCCGCGCCCGGTAACTGTCCAACGTTTCGGTCCCGCCATGATCACACCACCAGTCCGGATTGATCGAATGACGGAGCGCATCCACCATCATGGCTTCGTGATTGCCCTTCAGACACATCACGCGGTCCTCTTCCCGCGCATCCAGAGCCATCAGATAATTGACGACGCCTGCACTATCCGGACCCCGGTCGACATAGTCACCAAGATGGACAAGCCTGTAATCCTGCCAGGAATGGTGTTCCCGATGATGCCGGAAAACATCCTTGTGCAATTGCTGCAAGCGATCCAGCTCGCCATGAATATCGCCGATTGCATAATAGATAACGCCTGCGCTCATGGCTTTATCCTAATCCATTCGGGACTCGTGATCCCGATCCGTTTATATGGACGTCATGACGATCCGGCTCGCCACCCGCCCTGATGACATTGCCGCCGTCAAATCTCTGTTTACCGATTATCTGCGTTTCATCGAAGATTATCTTGGCCAGTCTCTGTCCTTTCAGGGCACGGAGCGGGAGTTTGCCGACTTCCCTCACACTTATGATGCGCTGTGGCTGGCTGAGCTGAACGGTAAACCTGTCGGGGCGGTCGGGCTCAAACCATTTGCCGACCAGACAGCGGAGTTGAAGCGTCTCTGGGTTTCACCCGACGCGCGGGGTCACGCATTCGGTCAGCGTCTTTGCAAAGCTTGCATCGCAGGGGCCCGCGCGCACCGTTACACACGCCTGCTGTTGGATACAGATCGCGGCTTGAATCACGCCAACGCCATTTATGAGGCGCTCGGCTTCAGCGACGTGCCCCGCTATTACGACAATCCGATGGACTCTCGCTTCATGGCGCTGGACCTCTAGGCGGAGCCTCCACTCATAAAGCCCAGATCACGGGTCGCGAAGCGGTCGAGATTCGGCAGAACCCTGTCGATTTCGTCTCGATCCAGACCGAACCAGCCGCCCAGCGTTGCAGCATACTGATCGACGGAGATGGACGGGATCATGCGCGCACGGCTACGCGTGAACCGTTCGCTGTCCGGATCCAGCTCGGGCATGTCGCCATAGATGCGCTGTCCCTGAACCGACCCGCCAAAGACGAATTGATGACTGCCCCAGCCATGATCGGTGCCGTCACCATTATCGGTCAGGGTGCGCCCGAAATCGCTCATGGTGAACAGGGTCACATCGTTCCAGACGCCCATCTCGATCATGGCATCGCGGAAGGCACTGATGGCGTCGGCAACTTCGCTCAGCCGTCCCGGCATGCTGCCGGATTGATTATTGTGCGTGTCGAAGCCACCCGTATCGGTATAGAAAATCTGACGATTCATACCCAATACGCCGCGCAAGTTGATCGCATTGGCAACAGCCAGCAGCTGCTTTCCCAGCTTCGTATCAGGAAAGACGGTATTCAGGCCAGAGGCCTGTGCGAACGCCTCGCGGTAACTGCGCATATTCTCGATCCCGCGCGCTTGGCCGGCAACGACATCGCGGGCAAACAGATTGTCCGACCCGTGGCTCGTATCCCGCAGAAATGCATCCATCAGGTCGCGAGCGTCTTGGCCATGTGAGCCGGAAGTCAGGAAGCTGCGGACCGACATGTCGATTCCGAGCGAGCTGGGATTGGAGGGTGCCTTGAACTGGTTCGTGCGTTCCGCCGCCAAGAAGATGTCGCTACTGCCGCCCGTGATCAGAGAGAAGTCGGCATTGCCGATCCCACCATCCCGGATCATCTCATCCATGAAACTGCCGCCCCAGCCCCGACGCACACCTTCGGTTTCCATCGCCATCCAGGTCGATTGCTGGTCATTATGGGAGAAGAGTTTACGAGGCAGTGCGTCTACGCCGGTATTCATGCCGGTTTTGGATGTCGGGGTCAGCAATGGGCCGACCGCGCCGACCATGGCGCCTTCGCCGCTATCGAACATGGCCTTGAAAGATGCGAGTTCCGGAACCAGACCGAAAGTGCGCCCACCAAATCCATCCGGTCCCGACGATGTCAGGGCCAGCAGGTTCTCGCGCGCACGGGAACCGTCCCCATAGCGGTTCACGATCCCGGGACGCAGCCCCAGAAAGCTGTCATAGCTCGGCTGATCGCTGGGCAGGACGGCATCGAACATATCCGCGCCGCCCTTGAGAAACACGCCGACCAATGCCTTGTAACCGCCCGTATCGGCCGCGAAAGCCTGCTGACGACCCAGCCCCGCCAGCGCCCCGGTAGCGCCCAGAAAACCGGCTGCGGAAGCCTGCAGAAAGAGACGTCTGTTATAATAAGCCATGATCCCGTCTCCCTAGTTCAGCGCAACATAGTCGGCGGACGCGACCGTCATCAGCATGGCAATGCGAACACGCGACCGGATGTCGGTGTCGCGACTATTGCCCTCCCGGACCGGCAGGGCTTCGACGGCTTCGATAATACGCGTCCGCGTCGTCTCGCCCATGCGACCGGCGAGAAGTTTCAGGTCGAGCAGATCGACCAGCGCGGTCGCATCATCGCCCAAGGCCAGCTCTTCGCTCAGATCCGGTACCAGAATGCCGATCCTGTCCGTATCTCCCTGCGTGATGAAGCGGGACATGAAGTTCAGATAGCCCAGAGCCGCCGCCTGATTGACGATCTGCAGCTCCGGCGCGGTCAATCCCGCATCGCCTGTCTCGGTCGACGGGGCGATATAACCAGGTCGGTAGAAATTGAAGACGGACGGGCTCTTCAACGGCGACTGGCCGAGCGAGGTGAGCGGGTTTGACGTATCGGCGAAACTGTTAAAAGCCTGGATCGTGATCTGTGTCGAAGCGGGCTTGGCATAGGTCCGCGCCAGCTGGACAAATTTCAGAACCGGTTCGCGCAGCTTGCCTTCAGTGGCACCGCGGACATCATCGAACAACGTTTCGTCCAGCAGGATTGCAGCCAGTGTGGCCGATAGATCGCCGCGTTGTCCCGTACCGAAATTACTTCCGTCCTCAGCCGCGTACCGTCCAGTCTCGAACGCGTTGGCGACACGTTCGACATAAGTGGGTTCGGGATGGCTGGCCGTAAACCGCTGAATGAGCTGCCGCGAAACGAACGGGGCCATATTGGGATGGGCGAAGATGGCGTCGAGAGCCTGAGTGATCGACGTATCGCCCGGTGTGCCGGCCGGAATGGTCGTACCGAGGAAGGTCTTCTCCAGTTCGGAATGCTCCCGGTCGACCATTTCCATCGGGACCTCATAGCCATCAGGACCACGT
This genomic window from Algimonas porphyrae contains:
- a CDS encoding DUF1800 domain-containing protein, yielding MGAVFFKAASRHLAILSTAIIIAACGGGGGGGPVADPTGGTPPPPPPPPPVLNSALETKVEAAQFLQLAGLGLDGDEVDALTGTNAAAWVSAELAKPAFGYEDFMRSRVAADEVSRRQSSQAMWEAMITSDAQLRARMTFALSQLFVISNAQFSSKVRYGLGSYLDILDRNAFGNYRDLMQEVTYSPIMGEYLTYIYNRKGDPSKGRQPDENYAREILQLFTIGLVELNMDGTPRLDGSGQEIETYTNEDVVGLARVFTGLAHAGTDFRSGRRGPDGYEVPMEMVDREHSELEKTFLGTTIPAGTPGDTSITQALDAIFAHPNMAPFVSRQLIQRFTASHPEPTYVERVANAFETGRYAAEDGSNFGTGQRGDLSATLAAILLDETLFDDVRGATEGKLREPVLKFVQLARTYAKPASTQITIQAFNSFADTSNPLTSLGQSPLKSPSVFNFYRPGYIAPSTETGDAGLTAPELQIVNQAAALGYLNFMSRFITQGDTDRIGILVPDLSEELALGDDATALVDLLDLKLLAGRMGETTRTRIIEAVEALPVREGNSRDTDIRSRVRIAMLMTVASADYVALN
- a CDS encoding GNAT family N-acetyltransferase, coding for MTIRLATRPDDIAAVKSLFTDYLRFIEDYLGQSLSFQGTEREFADFPHTYDALWLAELNGKPVGAVGLKPFADQTAELKRLWVSPDARGHAFGQRLCKACIAGARAHRYTRLLLDTDRGLNHANAIYEALGFSDVPRYYDNPMDSRFMALDL
- a CDS encoding peptidoglycan-binding protein, which gives rise to MVGKVSENPEEAEGATAGPDPDAPSSSMSDNPNPNSTPRRKAAPRKAAKKTATRSKADLQADLDKLEARLKRADSVTRKSVESLETVVTTLQASLKTAQSTQKGQLTKHVNRLTRRLDAQVDDTKALIRRELRDALAGAGSTGGVDALDAALSRATERMDEAEISQAAAITRVNRHLADIARAVDARLKDESDARQAEMATIDTRIIETVSGATAKITDRISIIERDSARAFDKIGETMEQLHRKVEQRRSASEDGIGERIAELAAQTQSGFDAYQSRVEQRFEEMEARHIAVGTGVAERAIERVNQELDEKINALKSRLAELERRPVEMPALPAPVLATQPKEVTPEAEVVQAAEKDESQSLRDRLTSFRKPSDEPATLAPAALDQTQAANPYAAALGASAASGGRGLAVPAAPFEPLPSPFEAQDPGSPVVAFPVPVPPAPSLKPDGPPLPPFQMPTAGQGYNTPDFESAPLPEAVYANPAYADDGNTPATGVMDSPMAIRVAGENRAPRRKLNLPSLPLSSPPLRIALLAGGVVIIAFLAGRMILGTGSLSSSDPQNVPPAAVQTQPAVTTTQMPMQGYTLPTGTAPDGTALPQSDPALSGLPGGVDTQNAPIGDYVETQPVTFIDAELDTLDAAVEAGNPIAQFQMGLAKLDAGETEDGAALVREAASANQPAALYRLAKLYEAGEGVPRDDTLARQLIERAARGGNRIAMHDLGLYYAEGRGGVEMNMLTAKAWFEQAARRDVVDSQYNLAVLSESPDTGAEPDTQEAFFWYSIAARQGDQFAIQRRDALRNTFDAATLSAIQTRLDAFQPREIDEAANGIFTNLPWVQANAPATRDQIRTAQARLAALGYQVGTPDGLMGERTRTAIRRFQRENGLTETGNVNAALLNRLSQAGGA
- a CDS encoding DUF1501 domain-containing protein: MAYYNRRLFLQASAAGFLGATGALAGLGRQQAFAADTGGYKALVGVFLKGGADMFDAVLPSDQPSYDSFLGLRPGIVNRYGDGSRARENLLALTSSGPDGFGGRTFGLVPELASFKAMFDSGEGAMVGAVGPLLTPTSKTGMNTGVDALPRKLFSHNDQQSTWMAMETEGVRRGWGGSFMDEMIRDGGIGNADFSLITGGSSDIFLAAERTNQFKAPSNPSSLGIDMSVRSFLTSGSHGQDARDLMDAFLRDTSHGSDNLFARDVVAGQARGIENMRSYREAFAQASGLNTVFPDTKLGKQLLAVANAINLRGVLGMNRQIFYTDTGGFDTHNNQSGSMPGRLSEVADAISAFRDAMIEMGVWNDVTLFTMSDFGRTLTDNGDGTDHGWGSHQFVFGGSVQGQRIYGDMPELDPDSERFTRSRARMIPSISVDQYAATLGGWFGLDRDEIDRVLPNLDRFATRDLGFMSGGSA
- a CDS encoding metallophosphoesterase family protein; its protein translation is MSAGVIYYAIGDIHGELDRLQQLHKDVFRHHREHHSWQDYRLVHLGDYVDRGPDSAGVVNYLMALDAREEDRVMCLKGNHEAMMVDALRHSINPDWWCDHGGTETLDSYRARGMDHPPEAHLDWLDRRPTHYHDPDRRLVFVHAAINIDLFPDPDERQHLWGRTHAFFDSPSWSNPALSDYCVIHGHTPTDGHKPDVSDDKRRINVDTGAVYGGVLTAVGLAPDRPPIFLSA
- a CDS encoding MerR family transcriptional regulator: MLTESHTNPPRKDAQTDSGKSSWTIREFADMFGVTPRTVRFYEDKGLLSPERTGQSRTFHRRDHARFERILRGKRLGFSLDDIRAVFDVLEGRISDAKELRRRRDNFQAVIDGLADRRRDVALLERDMTEIVSVIDDYLTQNSDDQTQDVSNLADRYQAAFKKHLIAQQGSI
- a CDS encoding acyl-CoA dehydrogenase C-terminal domain-containing protein, which produces MPSYKAPVRDMQFLLHEVLGFEDLTQYEAFSEVDRDLADAILGEASKFSEEVLAPLNVVGDHEGCTRNADGSVTTPTGFKDAYKQMTENGWTSLSMDPTYGGQGMPGMLQIAASEMWTSSNMAFAMYPGLTGGAIKAIQVGGSDEQKQTYLPKMMSGEWTGTMNLTEPHCGTDLGMLKTKAVPQADGSYKISGQKIFISAGEHDMSDNIVHLVLARIEGAPAGTKGISLFIVPKFKLDENEDPGERNAVSCGSIEEKMGIHGNSTCVMNYDEAEGYLIGEENKGLRVMFVMMNEARIGVGLQGLGQSEVAYQNAAIYAKDRIQGRALTGPQNEEKPADPIIVHPDVRRMLMETKAFNEAGRALLYWAAKHEDIEKHTEDEKLAEKCDDYLGLLTPVVKGYLTDMSMKTTIDCQQIFGGHGFVEEWGMSQFVRDNRIALIYEGANGVQALDLVGRKLARNGGRALMTLNAEIDQFVKDNAGNDAISEFMDGLSGAKTKLTEATMWLMQNGMKDPNNAGAGSTDYMHMLGLATLAYMWAKMAVVAQAKIDDGSNEDFYPNKLITGRYFMLRMLPMLDSHLAKIKTGAEPLMALEAAAF